The region TCTCAACAGATAAAGCAATCCCATATCCAATTCCTAACGAAAGAACACCAATGATGGCACTAATCCATTTTGTTTTCGGTTCTTTTTCCCCAACCTGTCCACCTTTTAATAGCTCAATTGGTTTAGACATCCAGATTTGAACTAAGTTACAAATCAACGTCAGAATGAAGATAAGACTAAAACATTGCGCTGTAAATTCAATAGATGCCATATCTAGTTCAAAGCCTAGTGGAATATCAAATTTTAATAACCTTAGTAGTAGGACGAACATTAATTTATTTAAAATAATCCCCCCGAATAATCCAAATGCTAAACTAATCAACGAGGTAAAGAGGGTTTCGAAAAACAATACCCAAGCAATATGTTTTTTCTCCATCCCTAGTACATTAAATAAACCAAGTTCTTTCTTACGTCGCTTAATTAAAAAACTATTCGTGTACAGTAAGAAGATAACTGAAAAAATGAGGATGACCACAACGCCCATTGATAAAATACTTTGTAAAGACATAGAATTTGGCATATTAAGTAATCCATCATTTAAAGAAATGGCATGCATCACATAGAACATCATCATTGTGCCAATACAAGTCAGAATATATGGCATATACGTTTGCTTATTTTTCTTAATGTTCATCCAAGCAAGTTTAGGATAAAGAAACTTATTCATGAGTTCGCCCCCCAGTAGTCATGACCGTTAGGGAATGAGAAATTTTCTCAAACATCTCCTCGTTTGACATTGAACCTTTATATAATTGATGAAATACCTCCCCATCTTTAATAAACAATACACGATTTGCATGGCTTGCTGCTTTCGTACTATGAGTTACCATGACAATGGTTTGACCAGATTCATTAATAGTCGTGAATAAGTCGAGTAACTGATCCGTTGATTTCGAATCAAGAGCCCCTGTCGGTTCATCTGCTAATATAAGTTCTGGATTTGTAATTAAAGCACGAGCAACTGCCGCCCGTTGCTTTTGCCCACCTGATACTTCATATGGGAACTTTTCTAAAAGTTCTGAAATTCCAAGTGTGTTGGCAATGGGTGTTAATCGTGCCATCATCTCCTTATAGTGAGTTCCTGATAACACAAGGGGTAAGAAAATATTATCTTTTAATGAGAAGGTATCCAGTAAATTAAAATCTTGAAAAACAAATCCTAAATGTTCACGGCGAAATGCCACCATCTGTCCCTCTTTAATCCCAATAATATTTTTTCCATTTAATAAAACCTCTCCGCTACTCGGTTTATCAAGTGCCGCCAAAATATTTAACAGCGTTGTTTTCCCAGAACCAGACTCTCCCATAATGGCTACATACTCACCGTATTCCACTGAAAAATTAACATCCTTTAACGCCTCAACTTGGTTTCCCCCAAAACGTGTTGTGTACACCTTTTTTAAATGATTCACCTCAAGTAATGACATTGCACGTCCTCCTTTTCTAAACTCGATTATAGTTTTATTATAAGAAAAAAGGAAATGCTCTGCCATTTCATGGTCTTACATTTCCAACTGCTAACCTTACATTGATGTAAGGTTGCTTATTCATACCTTGATTCTTTGCGACTTAAATCAATCATTACCTTAGTTCCAACACCTATTTCAGATGTCACCTCAACATTATGACCTAGTTTATTCAAGATTTTGTGACACAAATAAAGACCAATTCCCGTCGCCTTTTTGTCCATTCGTCCATTATATCCCGTATAGCCTTTTTCAAAAATACGTGGCAAATCCTCTTCGGCGATTCCAATTCCAGTATCTTCAATGACCAACATTTTTGGATTAATAAAATCCATATAAATAGAAATCGTCCCCCTGTTTGTGTACTTTAAAGCATTTGACAATAATTGTTCAAGTACAAACACCAACCACTTTTCATCAGTAATAACAATAGTCTCCATCTCTTGAAACTCAAGCTTTATATTTTTTCGAATAAACTGACTTGCATACTTTCGAATCACCTGCTTCACAAGATCAGACAGCCGATATTTTTGTAACATTAAATCAGCTGACATTTCATCGATTCTTAAATATCCAAGTACCATATCAACATATTGCTCCATTTTAAAAATTTGCTCTAGTAACTCCTTATTTACAGAACTTGGTTCTGTTTGAACTAATAATTTCATCGCTGCAATTGGTGTTTTAACCTGGTGTGCCCACATTGTATAATAATCCATCATCTCAGTTTGCTTATTATCAAATTGAAGTTTAATCTTTAATCGTTCCTCTTGCAGAAGACACAATGCTTGTTGATAATCCTGTTCAATCAATCGATTGGATATAGGTAGCGTCGCTAAATGAACCTCAATTTCCTTTTTGATAACTTGTAATTGCTGATGCTTTTGATAGTAGTTAGAAAAATCAAAGAGACTATAAATAAAAGCGACAAATAACCATAAAAACATGACGTAAAAGATAGCTTCAAAATGAAGATTATAAAGCATAAAAATAATGCATGCGCTGATTAAAAAGGAAACATTCAATAAAATCAGTTTCAACTGATCTTTTATATATGCCACAAAAATTTTCCATTTATTCATCTCTTACTCCTTCTTCAACCACTCATTCCTATTATTTAGAAATACTTATCTTTTATCATCCTTCATCTATTCCACCATATAGCCAATCCCTTTTTTCGTTTTAATAAAGTTTTCTAATCCGATATCATTTAACCTTTTTCTTAAACGAGTCACATTAACGGTTAAAGTATTATCATCAATAAAGCTATCACTTAACCACAGGCACTCCATGATTTCTTCACGACTGACAATTTTACTTTTGTTTTCTAAAAGTAATTGTAATATTTTAAATTCATTTTTGGTTAGTTCAATTTTAATCTGCTGATATTCAACTGTTGCATCATTCAAATTCAAAATAACTCCCTGATGCTCAATCACATTCAATGTTCCTGAAAAAGAATATGATCGTCTAAGTAAAGCCTGTATCTTCGCCACCATAACCGTTAAATCAAAAGGTTTAGAGATGAAATCATCGCCTCCCATATTCATTGCCATGACGATATTCATATTATCGGACATCGATGAAATAAAAATAATCGGGATTTGAGATAACTTACGCATTTCAGCGCACCAGTGATACCCATTAAAATATGGAAGTGATATATCTAATAAAACAAGATGAGGATTAAAATTGATAAAGTCGTTCATAACCTCTTTAAAATCTGTTACACACTTCACATCATAATCCCACTGAGTTAGCACCTTCTGAAGTGACATAGCAATGGTTTCATCGTCTTCAACAATTAACACTTTATACATAACCGTAACCCCCTTCGATAGTCTAATTATACACAAGTGTCAACAACTTTAAACTAAAACTTCTAGATTTATCCACATTTTAATTCTACCTATAAGTCTATCCCTCATTTTCCTAACATTAGGCTATAATAAACTTATTAAATATCCTACTCTTTACCATCACTATAATAAGGTGAACATAATGAATCTGAATGAAAAAATTATAGAAGAAATTAAAATCGTTGCAGCAAATTACGATAACATCTCAAAAATTTTACTTTTTGGATCACGGGAACGCGGAGATAATCATTCACAAAGCGATATCGATTTAGCAGTGTATTCAACAGACTCCATTTCTTTATTTGTTGAAGAAATTAATACAAAGGGCAATACACTTCTAGAATTTGATGTAACTCTTATTTGTTATCTCAAGTACTAAAAGAAGGTATGATAATCTATGAAAAAGTTACAGTATAAATTTACAAACTTGAAAAAAGCGTATGCTCGATTAATAGAAGTTTCTTCTTTTATCTGACGGAAACAATAATATCTTTAATTCAAAGATTTGAATTTACTTATGAACTAACACATAAAACACAACAAGACTTTTTCAAATACTCTGATATCACGTTAGAAGTGACTTTTCCACAAATGATTTATAAAAAATCATACAGTAATAACCTGATTGATGATGAACAACTATGGATTAGACTGCTAGAAGATAAAAATGCAACCTGACGTCTTTATAGTGAAGATGCAGCAAATGATATTGCGAATCGTATTGTTTCTGACTATGTTGAGGCTATTGATTGTTTAATTCAAAAGTTAAATAACTTAACTGAAATTGAGAAATAAAAAATTCCCTTAGAGATTAACGCTCCGAGGGAATTTTTTTATTATAATTAGGTTAAATTACTAATTCATTTTTCGTTTTTCAATTAAATATTTTTGAATAAATAATTTATTGGCTAATGAGAGCACAACAGATTGTGCGATTTCTCTTTCAAGAGTGACCGGATCTGGTGTTGAAAGCTCTTGATCACGACGACTAAAAACATATTTTAGAGCATCTTCAAGTTCATCACAGAATAAATCATATGCCACCTCTGTCGGGCAGCTCCCAATTTGATTTTTTATTAACTCACAAATTTCCGTCAGGCTATAGACTTGTTTTAACAAGCACACAACAATTAAATAAGCTAAATGCTTTTCATTGTATCTTCGATTCAATGGCGGAGAAACAACTTTTTGTTTAACATAATTATTGAGCATGGTTGGTGTTAATAATTTTTCTTCTGGATTTAAATTTAAAGGTTTTAACGTCTCTTCGATATAAAGAATCACTTGATCTTTATAAAGAGCAATGCTCGGTAATTCGTTATATCTCGGACAATGAAAATCTAAAATATCTTTTAGCTCAGTTTCTTCAATATACATTATGATAACTCTTCCTATCTCTTAACCTAAAATTTCATATTTTTTAATAACTTGAATGGCAACACAGTTTGGTCCACCTTGAGTTGTAAACACTGGGGTTAACATCATGATTTCTGTTTCAACATTTTCAATATTTTTAATTATAACGTCTTTAGCTATATTTGCCAACTCTTCATTGCAAGCATGCGTAATATAAATTTTATACTGTTCATTTACCTCCATTTCTTTGTAGCAATCACAAATTTCTTGAATAGCTTTTTTGAAGGTGCGTTTAGTTGCGAACTTATCTAATCGCGTACTATCTTCTGATAATGTCATAACAGGAACTAATTTAATTAATCCACCGATTTTTCCTACAAGAGGAGATAAACGTCCCCCTCGTACTAAATAATCAAAGTCATTAGGAATTAAGAATGATTTTGAAGTTTGAATTAATTTTTCTAGTTCTTCTATAATTTCTGCTTTTGTTTTATTTGCCTGTGCTAATTTAACCGCCACTTCAACTAAGTAACGTTGTGGTCCACAAAGTGTTCGTGAATTAATGACAGTAATATTTTCAGCATGATCAACCATTGTACGTGCTGTACAAGCTGAATTATAAGTTCCTGATAATCCATCAGCTAATGTAATATTGATAATTTCATCTTCAGGATATTGATTATAAACATCCACCACTTCTCCAATTGATGGTTGTGATGAAATAGGTAAATGTCCTTCATTGATAATTTTAACAAATTCCTCTGTTTGAATTTCAACTAATTCTTTGTAGCTTTTATTATTAATCGTTACACTTAACGGTGTTACATCAAAGTTGTGTTTTTTTGCTTCTTTAACTGAATAAAGTGTTGATGAGTCTGAAATAATTCTAATCATATTCTGTTCCTCCAAATTAAAAAGTCACACTCTCTAAAACATATAGTATTAAATACTATATGTTTTAGAGTAACACTTTAAATTAAGTTTGTCAATCAAACTATTGAGGAGATTCTGTAAAATATAAAGCGTTGTCAAATATAAACAAAAAAGGGCGAAATAATTTCACCCAGGATGTTGATAATAACGACCGTCATTTTTTTATTTAGATATATTGTAATTTAAATCCTTATGAATCTGTTCTTTTACACATTTTAACATAAGTTATCAGCACTATTAATTGTTTTAATTTTAGAATATTGTACAGTGAGTTTATACTCAATTACTTAACAGAATGATAAATGGATAGAAGGTTCTTCTATATAATCTATCCTCTCTTTCGATCGTCACTTTATCCAATGTTGAATTTTATCAAAACTTCGCCATACGCAACACTAATAGGCTACTTACAAGGTCTAGATTCGTAAAGAAGATGATTTATTTGAACTGGTATACCGATCAATTGTTTCAAATTTATACCCTTTTGAAATCCACAACGGTATAACATCTTTTAATGCCTCAATCGTGTGAATTGGAGCACGATTCTTTCCCCTTCCATCATGTAGACAAATAATATCGTTTGCTCTTGTTCTTTCAATTAATTTAACTTTAATCATTTGACTTGTATTTTTCTTTCGCCAATCCTCAGCCATCACATGCCAGATGATTAGTCGTAATCTATAGCGATGTAATTGCACTAACGTCATCCAATTAATTAATCCCCATGGTGGCCGATAATACCTTACATTAATACCTAAATCTTTCATAACTTCTATCCCTTTATCAAAATCTTTCTTCATATAAGATGGTGCTTTCCATAAAGCATTTTTATGTTCATAAGAATGAAAACCAATTAAATGTCCTTCTTGTTGAATCCGTTTAATTAGATCATGATTTTCTAAAGCAAACCGTCCTACTACAAAAAAAGTAGCTTTTACTTGATACTTTTTTAATAGATCTAATAATTGTGGTGTATAAAAATGATCTGGTCCATCATCAAACGTTAAATAAAGTGTATGCCCATTTGTTTTCTTAAAAATTAATCTTTTCATTCTAACCCAAATAGATGGAATAACACCATACCCCAAAATACCTAATAAACCTATCCAAATGACTTTTTTTCTCAACATCTTCACCTCTATTTTGGATATATTAAAGGGGACTAGAGTTGATAAAATGGTTTTTAATATTTTTCATATTATCTTTCATTCTTTGTTGATCTTCCCTATTTTCGAGTAACTCTAAGATGTCTCTAGTAACCTCTTGTCTCTTACTTGACCATATAACTCTTCCAATACGGGCCTCTTCAATATATTTTGCATTTTCAATCTCCTGTATTAAAAAAGGATTAATAATATAAAGTGGTGTTTGTGTATGAATGGCTTCAAACATCGTAATCCCACCTGACTTCGTCACTAATAAATCAGCACGTTTCATATAATCTGCAACATGATTGGTAAAGCCAATAACTTCAATACTCGGAAACTTTTTTTCACTCTACTACAAAGTTTTGTATTATGCCCTGTAATCATGGTTAATTTAATATCTTCTCGCCTTGATAACTGTTTTAAAAAATGATCTGGTGATGAAATCAATCCTAGTCCCCCACCCATAATTAACACTTCACGTTTTGCTAACCTCTTGTCTTTTTTCTCTTGTGAAGGGCCTTTAAAGCATTGCTTAACCGGAATGCCACAAACCTTAATTTTTGAAGCTGATACACCCTTTTGAAGTAAATCTAATTTAGTTTTTTCTGCTCCTACAAAATAAAAATCTGTTTGAGAGGCTATCCATTCTTCATGCACCATGATATCTGTTATATACGTATAGAGTGGAATATCATCTTGCTTCATCTCTTTATATGTTGAAATATATTGCGGACATACTGGGCAAGTCGTAATAATAAAATTAGCTTCGTACATCTTTAACATCTGCTCAATCTTATGCGTCATAATAGTCTTAAAAGGCATATGACTATATCTATCTGTTATTTTGTTAAACATATTATAGATGAAGGCACATTTCGTGACCATAAAGTTAAATCCACCATAAATCCATTTATTGAGATGAGGGAATAAATAGTCAATAACATCTACGACATGAATCGTTGCATGAGGATACGTTAATAAAATTTCCTCTCGAATAGCTTCTGACACCGAGACATGTCCTATTCCAAACTTGGCTGTTAAGATTAGAATATTCAAACTATCACTTCCCTTCAATCGATACGATATATGTAAGTCCAGATAAGTTTTATACACCCTCAAAACTTTTATTTTCCCTACTAGTGGAGGAAAGCTACGATTCGCAACCTCATCCGTAGCGCAGGGGACCCATTCCCTACTAGTGGAGAAAAGCTACGATTCGTAACCTCATCCGTAGCGCAGGGGACCCATTCCCTACTGGTGGAGGAAAGCTACGATTCGCAACCTCATCCGTAGGGCAGGGGACCCATTCCCTACTGGTGGAGGAAAGCTACGATTCGCAACCTCATC is a window of Turicibacter sanguinis DNA encoding:
- a CDS encoding polysaccharide deacetylase family protein, whose translation is MLRKKVIWIGLLGILGYGVIPSIWVRMKRLIFKKTNGHTLYLTFDDGPDHFYTPQLLDLLKKYQVKATFFVVGRFALENHDLIKRIQQEGHLIGFHSYEHKNALWKAPSYMKKDFDKGIEVMKDLGINVRYYRPPWGLINWMTLVQLHRYRLRLIIWHVMAEDWRKKNTSQMIKVKLIERTRANDIICLHDGRGKNRAPIHTIEALKDVIPLWISKGYKFETIDRYTSSNKSSSLRI
- a CDS encoding MGDG synthase family glycosyltransferase → MNILILTAKFGIGHVSVSEAIREEILLTYPHATIHVVDVIDYLFPHLNKWIYGGFNFMVTKCAFIYNMFNKITDRYSHMPFKTIMTHKIEQMLKMYEANFIITTCPVCPQYISTYKEMKQDDIPLYTYITDIMVHEEWIASQTDFYFVGAEKTKLDLLQKGVSASKIKVCGIPVKQCFKGPSQEKKDKRLAKREVLIMGGGLGLISSPDHFLKQLSRREDIKLTMITGHNTKLCSRVKKSFRVLKLLALPIMLQII
- a CDS encoding sensor histidine kinase produces the protein MNKWKIFVAYIKDQLKLILLNVSFLISACIIFMLYNLHFEAIFYVMFLWLFVAFIYSLFDFSNYYQKHQQLQVIKKEIEVHLATLPISNRLIEQDYQQALCLLQEERLKIKLQFDNKQTEMMDYYTMWAHQVKTPIAAMKLLVQTEPSSVNKELLEQIFKMEQYVDMVLGYLRIDEMSADLMLQKYRLSDLVKQVIRKYASQFIRKNIKLEFQEMETIVITDEKWLVFVLEQLLSNALKYTNRGTISIYMDFINPKMLVIEDTGIGIAEEDLPRIFEKGYTGYNGRMDKKATGIGLYLCHKILNKLGHNVEVTSEIGVGTKVMIDLSRKESRYE
- a CDS encoding DUF1836 domain-containing protein, with product MYIEETELKDILDFHCPRYNELPSIALYKDQVILYIEETLKPLNLNPEEKLLTPTMLNNYVKQKVVSPPLNRRYNEKHLAYLIVVCLLKQVYSLTEICELIKNQIGSCPTEVAYDLFCDELEDALKYVFSRRDQELSTPDPVTLEREIAQSVVLSLANKLFIQKYLIEKRKMN
- a CDS encoding ABC transporter ATP-binding protein, with product MSLLEVNHLKKVYTTRFGGNQVEALKDVNFSVEYGEYVAIMGESGSGKTTLLNILAALDKPSSGEVLLNGKNIIGIKEGQMVAFRREHLGFVFQDFNLLDTFSLKDNIFLPLVLSGTHYKEMMARLTPIANTLGISELLEKFPYEVSGGQKQRAAVARALITNPELILADEPTGALDSKSTDQLLDLFTTINESGQTIVMVTHSTKAASHANRVLFIKDGEVFHQLYKGSMSNEEMFEKISHSLTVMTTGGRTHE
- a CDS encoding glycosyltransferase; its protein translation is MKRADLLVTKSGGITMFEAIHTQTPLYIINPFLIQEIENAKYIEEARIGRVIWSSKRQEVTRDILELLENREDQQRMKDNMKNIKNHFINSSPL
- a CDS encoding nucleotidyltransferase domain-containing protein, with the protein product MNLNEKIIEEIKIVAANYDNISKILLFGSRERGDNHSQSDIDLAVYSTDSISLFVEEINTKGNTLLEFDVTLICYLKY
- a CDS encoding DegV family protein, coding for MIRIISDSSTLYSVKEAKKHNFDVTPLSVTINNKSYKELVEIQTEEFVKIINEGHLPISSQPSIGEVVDVYNQYPEDEIINITLADGLSGTYNSACTARTMVDHAENITVINSRTLCGPQRYLVEVAVKLAQANKTKAEIIEELEKLIQTSKSFLIPNDFDYLVRGGRLSPLVGKIGGLIKLVPVMTLSEDSTRLDKFATKRTFKKAIQEICDCYKEMEVNEQYKIYITHACNEELANIAKDVIIKNIENVETEIMMLTPVFTTQGGPNCVAIQVIKKYEILG
- a CDS encoding response regulator transcription factor, which translates into the protein MYKVLIVEDDETIAMSLQKVLTQWDYDVKCVTDFKEVMNDFINFNPHLVLLDISLPYFNGYHWCAEMRKLSQIPIIFISSMSDNMNIVMAMNMGGDDFISKPFDLTVMVAKIQALLRRSYSFSGTLNVIEHQGVILNLNDATVEYQQIKIELTKNEFKILQLLLENKSKIVSREEIMECLWLSDSFIDDNTLTVNVTRLRKRLNDIGLENFIKTKKGIGYMVE
- a CDS encoding nucleotidyltransferase substrate binding protein translates to MQRFEFTYELTHKTQQDFFKYSDITLEVTFPQMIYKKSYSNNLIDDEQLWIRLLEDKNAT